One genomic segment of Brevibacillus laterosporus LMG 15441 includes these proteins:
- the recG gene encoding ATP-dependent DNA helicase RecG — protein MIDLLAGPVSNLYGIGAERAKDLEALGIYSIKDLVEYFPSRYEDYRIRDLTEVKHEERVTLVGTVYGEPSVRFFGKKKSRISVKLVMDRVVVTAVWFNQMYVKTQLSTGKEIVVTGKWDKHKLQITVSEMTQKDSPRAKKRNDLVPVYPLSAGVNLLFLRKTIQHALEKYGKLIPEILPPELVERYRLLPRHEAIELIHFPGNAQEGHQARRRIMFEELFLFQVKMQAFRRITRQQTEGIAQAIPLELVREFVRSLPFPLTGAQKRVVKEVLDDMQAPYAMNRLLQGDVGSGKTVVAAIALYATVKAGFQGALMVPTEILAEQHLHSLTGLLEPLGLRIALLSGSVTGKKRRELLETLQSGSLDVVVGTHALIQDDVFFSKLGLVITDEQHRFGVEQRRVLRNKGLCPDVLFMTATPIPRTLAITAFGDMDVSVIDEMPAGRKPVETSWAKHEQFHQVLERMRAELSQGRQAYVICPLIEESDKLDVQNAIDVHAQLSMYFQEYQVGLMHGRLPSKEKDEVMQSFARAKTQILVSTTVVEVGVNVPNATFMVIYDAERFGLAQLHQLRGRVGRGADQSYCVLIADPKSEVGKERMRVMCETNDGFELSQRDLELRGPGDFFGTKQSGVPDFKVADLLSDYKALEVARQEAAVMVNKDEFWTEPAYEYLRSYLREQGILEGTVLD, from the coding sequence ATGATTGATTTATTAGCTGGTCCTGTTAGCAATCTCTATGGCATTGGAGCCGAGCGGGCTAAAGATTTAGAGGCACTTGGCATATACAGCATCAAGGATTTAGTAGAGTATTTTCCATCGCGTTATGAGGATTATCGTATTCGCGATCTAACTGAAGTGAAGCATGAGGAGAGGGTTACTCTTGTAGGCACAGTCTACGGCGAGCCCTCTGTTCGCTTTTTTGGCAAAAAGAAATCGCGGATCAGCGTCAAGCTTGTCATGGATCGTGTAGTTGTTACGGCTGTTTGGTTTAACCAAATGTATGTTAAAACACAGCTATCTACTGGTAAAGAGATCGTAGTTACAGGTAAATGGGACAAGCATAAACTGCAAATTACCGTGAGTGAAATGACACAAAAGGATTCACCGCGGGCCAAGAAACGTAATGATCTCGTCCCGGTTTATCCGTTAAGTGCGGGAGTTAATCTTTTATTTTTACGCAAAACGATTCAGCATGCCCTTGAAAAATACGGCAAGCTAATTCCTGAGATTCTGCCTCCGGAACTAGTAGAACGTTATCGTTTATTGCCGCGTCATGAAGCAATTGAGCTGATCCATTTTCCAGGCAATGCACAAGAAGGTCATCAAGCGCGCCGCCGTATTATGTTTGAGGAGCTTTTTTTATTTCAAGTAAAAATGCAGGCATTTCGACGGATAACACGTCAGCAAACAGAGGGGATTGCCCAAGCCATTCCGCTGGAGCTGGTGCGAGAATTCGTACGTTCCCTACCGTTTCCGTTAACAGGAGCTCAAAAGCGTGTGGTAAAAGAGGTGCTTGATGATATGCAGGCTCCCTATGCAATGAATCGTTTATTGCAAGGGGATGTAGGCTCCGGTAAAACAGTGGTAGCAGCTATTGCTTTGTATGCTACAGTAAAAGCCGGTTTTCAAGGGGCTTTGATGGTGCCCACCGAAATTTTGGCTGAGCAGCATTTGCACTCATTAACAGGCTTATTGGAGCCATTGGGACTACGGATTGCGCTGTTATCAGGCTCTGTTACAGGCAAAAAACGACGTGAGTTGCTTGAAACTCTGCAATCAGGAAGCTTGGATGTAGTAGTTGGTACGCATGCACTTATTCAGGACGATGTATTTTTCTCTAAGCTGGGACTGGTGATAACAGACGAGCAGCATCGTTTTGGGGTCGAACAACGTCGTGTGCTTCGCAACAAGGGGCTTTGTCCAGATGTCTTATTCATGACAGCTACACCGATTCCACGTACGTTGGCAATCACGGCTTTTGGCGATATGGATGTCTCTGTAATTGATGAGATGCCGGCTGGACGTAAACCAGTAGAGACCTCATGGGCTAAGCACGAGCAGTTTCATCAAGTGCTAGAACGCATGCGAGCAGAATTATCACAAGGTCGCCAAGCGTATGTAATCTGTCCTTTAATCGAAGAATCCGACAAGCTGGACGTTCAAAATGCGATTGATGTACATGCGCAATTAAGCATGTATTTCCAGGAGTATCAGGTAGGCTTGATGCATGGGCGTTTGCCATCGAAAGAGAAGGATGAGGTCATGCAATCGTTTGCTCGTGCAAAGACTCAAATTCTTGTTTCTACAACCGTAGTAGAGGTTGGGGTAAACGTGCCGAATGCAACCTTTATGGTCATCTATGATGCTGAGCGGTTTGGTCTTGCTCAGTTGCATCAGTTGCGTGGACGTGTCGGTCGTGGGGCTGATCAATCATATTGTGTACTCATTGCCGATCCAAAATCAGAGGTTGGAAAAGAACGGATGCGTGTCATGTGCGAAACCAATGACGGTTTTGAACTGTCTCAACGCGATTTGGAGCTACGTGGTCCAGGTGATTTCTTTGGTACTAAGCAAAGCGGGGTTCCTGACTTTAAGGTAGCAGATTTACTAAGCGACTATAAAGCGTTAGAGGTAGCTCGTCAGGAAGCAGCGGTTATGGTCAATAAGGATGAGTTCTGGACAGAGCCTGCGTATGAATATTTACGCTCCTATTTGCGAGAGCAGGGAATTCTGGAGGGTACCGTTTTAGATTAG
- the sdaAA gene encoding L-serine ammonia-lyase, iron-sulfur-dependent, subunit alpha, giving the protein MFRNVAELVELAESQGKPISQIMIEAEMNFSERSRESIMEEMYRNLDVMEKAVQRGLTEDIRSYSGLTGGDAKRLQQYMKEKPFLSGKTLLNAVSMSVAVNEVNAAMGTIVATPTAGACGIVPGTLFAVSEKLNPTREQMVNYLFTAGAIGYCIANNAFISGAAGGCQAEVGSATAMAAAAIVEMAGGTPEESAQAVAIALKNMLGLVCDPVAGLVEVPCVKRNAMGAAIATVAADMAMAGIKSVIPTDEVILAMYRIGCSMPNTLKETAQGGLADTKTGRAIEAKIFGVPVKQHD; this is encoded by the coding sequence ATGTTTCGCAATGTAGCAGAATTAGTGGAACTGGCGGAATCACAAGGGAAACCCATTTCTCAAATCATGATTGAGGCAGAAATGAACTTTTCTGAGCGATCTCGTGAGTCTATTATGGAAGAGATGTATCGCAATCTGGATGTGATGGAAAAAGCGGTGCAACGGGGATTGACCGAGGACATTCGTTCATATAGTGGTTTGACTGGTGGAGATGCTAAAAGGCTGCAACAATATATGAAAGAAAAGCCGTTTTTATCTGGCAAGACGCTGCTTAACGCGGTAAGCATGTCTGTGGCTGTTAATGAAGTAAATGCAGCGATGGGGACGATTGTTGCCACACCAACAGCAGGTGCCTGTGGGATTGTTCCTGGAACCTTGTTTGCTGTATCAGAAAAACTAAATCCAACACGCGAGCAAATGGTGAATTACCTTTTTACAGCGGGAGCGATTGGATATTGCATTGCTAACAATGCTTTCATCTCAGGAGCAGCCGGTGGGTGTCAAGCGGAGGTAGGCTCTGCTACAGCGATGGCAGCGGCAGCGATTGTTGAAATGGCTGGAGGTACACCAGAGGAATCAGCACAAGCGGTAGCTATCGCTTTGAAGAATATGCTTGGCTTAGTATGCGATCCGGTGGCAGGATTGGTTGAGGTTCCTTGTGTGAAGCGTAATGCAATGGGGGCCGCTATCGCAACCGTAGCTGCCGATATGGCAATGGCGGGCATTAAGAGTGTGATCCCTACTGATGAGGTAATTTTAGCGATGTATCGTATCGGATGTAGCATGCCAAATACCCTGAAGGAAACGGCACAAGGCGGGTTGGCGGATACGAAGACAGGCCGTGCAATTGAGGCGAAAATCTTTGGTGTGCCGGTGAAACAGCATGATTGA
- the sdaAB gene encoding L-serine ammonia-lyase, iron-sulfur-dependent subunit beta: MKFKSVFDIIGPVMVGPSSSHTAGAARIGRVARTLFGRQPKKAEITFYGSFAKTYQGHGSDVATVAGILDFDTSDLRLKDSIQIAKDFGIEVILTTSELQTEHPNTSRIKLSDEQDSVEIVGISIGGGKMLITEINGFQLTLSASAPTLLVFHEDRFGMIAKVSEVLAEHRVNIGFMEVSRRERGSLALMIIELDTLVDQATIQEMEKLSSIEQVLLLPTV; encoded by the coding sequence ATGAAATTTAAAAGCGTTTTCGATATTATTGGACCCGTGATGGTTGGGCCATCCAGTTCACATACAGCAGGAGCGGCTCGAATTGGACGCGTTGCTCGCACTTTATTTGGGAGACAACCAAAGAAGGCGGAAATCACGTTCTATGGTTCTTTTGCAAAAACCTATCAGGGTCATGGTTCAGATGTAGCGACTGTGGCAGGAATTCTTGATTTTGATACAAGTGACTTACGATTAAAAGATTCCATCCAAATAGCCAAAGACTTTGGAATTGAAGTGATCCTTACTACCTCAGAGCTACAGACGGAGCATCCGAATACGTCTCGGATTAAGCTCTCAGATGAGCAGGATAGTGTAGAGATTGTTGGAATTTCCATTGGCGGGGGCAAAATGCTGATTACTGAAATCAATGGGTTTCAATTAACATTGTCAGCAAGCGCTCCTACATTATTGGTTTTCCATGAGGATCGTTTCGGTATGATTGCTAAGGTGTCCGAGGTTTTGGCTGAGCATCGTGTCAATATTGGCTTTATGGAGGTATCACGACGGGAGCGAGGCAGTTTAGCTCTCATGATCATTGAGCTAGATACGCTGGTTGATCAGGCTACAATACAGGAGATGGAAAAACTGTCGTCCATTGAGCAGGTATTGTTGCTACCTACTGTGTAG
- a CDS encoding Ger(x)C family spore germination protein: MKKRGKSKVSQLLSCMGACACLFGLSGCGDQVLVEDINLALIYAMDRTSDNQILVYEMSPIFDKDAKKKYAVYGAKAHTVRQAKDVFNSVAQGQVVVGKVQVLLFGEAMLKEGIVADLDVSFRDAKNVANMVMAGVKGSMSDLVNSNFPDKSILPRYITDSLQNSAKLNQGLETTLQKFHTLLYDKGITPAIAEVKKDKNGIVVLGAALLDKEGRQHLSLNRRENLYLLMLQRKAKIPISYTIAVPTASFSQGQSSGKAKKEGFVTVNIQRLKPKIETSYQDNQFVFTVHLEMDVRVIERTLPIDLEKEKDKLAHFIGNKMKAEMETLIKKVQQKKLDPFGFGWYARAYQYPHWKKIQDQWPAQFSKARVNILPTINIESRGVIE; the protein is encoded by the coding sequence ATGAAAAAGCGGGGTAAAAGTAAAGTGTCACAGCTACTGAGCTGCATGGGTGCATGTGCCTGTTTGTTCGGCTTAAGCGGCTGTGGAGATCAGGTTCTTGTGGAGGATATTAATTTAGCGCTGATTTATGCCATGGATCGGACCTCTGACAACCAAATACTAGTCTATGAAATGAGTCCGATCTTTGATAAAGATGCAAAAAAGAAATATGCTGTCTATGGAGCAAAGGCACACACTGTTCGCCAAGCGAAGGACGTGTTCAACAGTGTGGCTCAAGGACAGGTAGTTGTAGGAAAAGTACAGGTTCTGCTGTTCGGGGAGGCAATGTTAAAGGAGGGAATTGTTGCTGATCTGGATGTATCCTTTCGTGATGCTAAAAATGTGGCGAATATGGTGATGGCAGGAGTTAAAGGCTCCATGTCTGATCTTGTAAATAGTAATTTCCCGGATAAATCCATCCTGCCTCGCTATATTACAGATTCTCTTCAAAATAGTGCCAAGCTTAATCAAGGGCTAGAAACTACTCTTCAAAAATTTCATACATTGCTATATGACAAGGGAATCACTCCGGCTATCGCGGAGGTAAAAAAAGATAAGAATGGGATTGTCGTATTGGGAGCGGCTCTCTTAGACAAAGAAGGAAGACAGCATTTGTCCTTGAATCGTCGAGAGAATTTGTATCTGCTAATGCTACAGCGGAAAGCCAAAATTCCGATCTCTTATACCATAGCAGTTCCAACAGCTTCGTTTTCGCAAGGTCAGTCATCAGGTAAAGCGAAAAAGGAAGGCTTTGTGACAGTGAATATTCAACGATTAAAGCCAAAGATAGAAACCTCCTATCAGGATAATCAATTTGTTTTTACGGTTCATCTGGAAATGGACGTCCGAGTTATTGAACGAACCTTACCGATTGATTTGGAAAAAGAAAAGGATAAGCTGGCACATTTTATAGGAAATAAAATGAAAGCTGAAATGGAGACGCTCATAAAAAAGGTACAACAAAAAAAATTGGACCCATTCGGGTTTGGATGGTATGCAAGAGCGTATCAGTATCCGCATTGGAAGAAAATTCAAGATCAGTGGCCTGCTCAATTTTCGAAAGCACGGGTGAATATCCTGCCGACTATCAATATAGAAAGTCGAGGAGTAATCGAATAG
- a CDS encoding GerAB/ArcD/ProY family transporter → MRKLSDRKISLLQFILTISGIEVGTSILNLPADLARVTGTDGWISIIIGYLCTMIISLCIIGIMSKHPNKTMLDVLIYYVGSFLGKSIMVVWILYSLLGAITIFYTSIYIIKEWVLPNTMTFLIVALFLLCTYIGLRGGIRLICRYQVFVFFFTLWMPLILLFSLKDGHLTFLLPVFKEGWMPILHGVKTTVLAFLGFEWIFLFYPYLENKKQAVKGVIIANTITLLVYLQITFSCFTFFSPDEITKFIWPTLTLVKPVRFSFLERFEIVYLSFYIFIFSTSVIPYLFFAMENISQLFHKTDWQMPYTILLIYALSYLFYQPSYTGITFWKNSWEWMGYYTVFAFPVLFLLYTMLVSRWRGATVK, encoded by the coding sequence ATGAGAAAATTGAGTGATCGGAAAATTTCTCTCCTGCAATTTATTTTAACAATCAGTGGGATTGAGGTAGGTACTAGCATCTTGAATCTACCAGCAGATTTGGCTCGTGTAACTGGCACTGATGGCTGGATTTCTATTATTATCGGATACTTGTGTACGATGATTATCAGTCTTTGCATCATCGGGATTATGTCTAAGCATCCAAATAAAACGATGCTCGATGTGTTGATTTACTATGTAGGCTCCTTTTTGGGGAAATCAATCATGGTGGTCTGGATTCTCTATTCCTTGCTTGGGGCTATCACGATCTTTTATACGAGCATCTATATTATAAAAGAATGGGTATTGCCTAATACAATGACATTTCTGATAGTTGCTCTCTTTCTCCTTTGTACTTACATTGGTCTAAGAGGAGGCATTCGCCTAATTTGCCGATATCAGGTGTTCGTATTTTTCTTTACTTTGTGGATGCCTTTAATTTTGCTGTTCTCATTAAAGGATGGTCATCTTACTTTCTTGCTCCCAGTGTTTAAAGAGGGCTGGATGCCTATCTTACATGGAGTGAAAACAACGGTATTAGCGTTCTTAGGCTTTGAATGGATCTTTTTGTTTTATCCTTATTTGGAGAATAAAAAGCAAGCAGTCAAAGGGGTCATCATTGCAAATACAATTACGCTGCTTGTCTATTTGCAAATTACGTTTAGCTGCTTTACCTTTTTTAGCCCAGATGAAATTACAAAATTTATTTGGCCTACGCTCACCTTGGTCAAGCCGGTTCGGTTTTCTTTTCTCGAGCGTTTTGAGATCGTTTATCTTTCCTTCTATATCTTTATTTTTTCCACGTCTGTCATCCCTTACTTGTTTTTCGCGATGGAGAATATTTCGCAACTGTTTCATAAAACGGATTGGCAGATGCCTTACACTATCTTACTTATCTATGCGCTTAGCTACCTGTTTTATCAGCCATCGTATACAGGTATTACGTTTTGGAAGAATTCGTGGGAATGGATGGGCTATTACACGGTATTTGCGTTTCCAGTACTCTTTTTATTGTATACCATGCTGGTTAGCCGATGGAGGGGGGCGACAGTTAAATGA
- a CDS encoding spore germination protein, with protein MSFFQRYWTTRQGQKAGGSQTSDSACIDSSMYSNLNQLEKKFSGIPDLTMRELPLKTGEKALLVYLDGLIDKTIVNRDIVHPLLVAETVYPEQMESVLFVGKIKQINLWAEIEESLFHGCCIIFMDGFPQAFLIEAQGWPQRAIQEPQIESAIKSAHQGFIETANANISMIRRYIPSRELKVKEHTIGERGGAKVSLLYLEDVTNPQILDELEKRLESLTVDIILNTGELEGYLEDRAFTPFPQFSMTERPDTAASHILQGRVVIIMDRSPGVLVAPMTFFSYFQTVDDYSVRWFAASFIRLLRFVAFFIAILAPAIYIASVSFHYELIPLPLLLTIGESRERVPLPPILEAFIMEMVLEMLREAGLRLPAPIGQTIGIVGGIVIGQAAVSAGLVSNIMVIVVALTAIASFIIPNLEMSAGVRMIRFPMMVAASLFGMVGIIWGLMLVILHLLSLESLGTPYGASFSPLHFSELKDTFIRLPVWMMKKRPIELKPKQVDRQGDNGRGNGEHHEKIE; from the coding sequence ATGTCATTCTTCCAACGATATTGGACAACCAGACAGGGACAGAAGGCAGGGGGAAGCCAGACTTCAGATTCTGCCTGTATTGACTCTTCGATGTATAGCAATTTGAATCAATTAGAGAAGAAATTCTCTGGAATTCCGGATTTGACTATGCGTGAGCTTCCTTTAAAAACAGGAGAGAAGGCACTATTGGTTTATTTAGATGGTTTGATTGACAAAACCATTGTGAATCGAGATATTGTTCATCCCTTGTTGGTTGCTGAAACCGTATATCCTGAACAAATGGAATCTGTATTATTTGTAGGCAAAATCAAACAAATTAATTTATGGGCTGAGATTGAGGAGTCCTTGTTTCATGGTTGCTGCATTATATTTATGGATGGGTTTCCTCAGGCTTTTCTTATAGAGGCTCAAGGCTGGCCCCAGCGTGCTATTCAGGAGCCGCAGATTGAATCAGCGATTAAAAGTGCTCATCAGGGATTTATCGAGACAGCGAATGCCAATATTTCTATGATTCGGCGCTACATTCCTAGCAGGGAGCTGAAGGTTAAGGAACATACCATTGGAGAACGCGGTGGAGCAAAAGTATCACTCTTGTATTTGGAGGATGTGACGAATCCTCAGATTTTGGACGAGCTTGAAAAAAGATTAGAGTCGCTTACAGTCGATATTATTTTAAATACAGGAGAACTAGAAGGATATTTGGAGGATCGAGCATTTACTCCTTTTCCTCAATTCTCTATGACAGAGCGTCCAGATACAGCAGCTTCCCATATTCTGCAAGGTAGAGTCGTCATCATCATGGATCGGTCACCGGGAGTGTTAGTGGCTCCCATGACCTTTTTTTCATATTTTCAAACCGTAGATGATTATAGTGTTCGATGGTTTGCTGCTTCTTTTATTCGCCTGTTGCGTTTTGTTGCTTTTTTTATCGCAATTTTGGCTCCTGCGATCTATATTGCTTCTGTATCGTTTCATTATGAATTGATACCGCTTCCCTTGCTTTTGACGATTGGAGAATCGCGTGAAAGAGTGCCGCTCCCGCCAATTCTTGAGGCATTTATTATGGAAATGGTATTGGAAATGCTCCGTGAGGCTGGATTACGATTGCCAGCTCCTATTGGACAAACCATTGGTATTGTAGGCGGTATCGTTATAGGGCAAGCGGCAGTATCAGCTGGGTTGGTCAGTAATATCATGGTGATTGTAGTTGCTTTGACAGCGATTGCTTCCTTTATCATTCCGAATTTGGAGATGTCGGCTGGAGTTCGTATGATTCGGTTTCCTATGATGGTGGCTGCTTCTTTATTTGGGATGGTGGGTATCATTTGGGGGCTTATGCTCGTTATTCTGCATCTGCTCTCACTGGAATCGTTAGGTACACCATATGGTGCTTCCTTTTCACCCTTGCATTTTTCCGAACTAAAAGATACCTTCATTCGTTTACCAGTGTGGATGATGAAGAAACGGCCAATCGAGCTTAAACCAAAGCAGGTTGATCGACAGGGAGACAATGGCAGAGGGAATGGTGAACATCATGAGAAAATTGAGTGA
- a CDS encoding YheC/YheD family protein, translating into MRARNKWSKYLFLKRSKSLAPYLPETQRMSKSAFWDLINRYGKVILKPVRGRGGAGVIQVSSLGDRKFNIHSENKRKTIKGKKRTYHYIKKKIRSTAYMIQRRISLATIHKRPFDMRIIVQRRRYSDSWKVTARAAKVAGKGYFVTNNTRSKGKMLHVQRALQKSSLKNHSNQLLLSNVKQVALMSAKRLRVAFPSHRTYGMDIGLDKKGKVWIIETNHYPAISHFRKLGDKAMVYRILAYQKGR; encoded by the coding sequence ATGAGAGCAAGAAATAAATGGTCAAAATATTTATTTTTAAAACGGTCAAAAAGTTTAGCACCGTACTTGCCGGAAACACAACGGATGTCAAAAAGCGCCTTTTGGGATTTGATTAATCGGTATGGAAAGGTGATTCTAAAGCCTGTCAGGGGAAGGGGAGGGGCGGGCGTCATTCAAGTATCTTCACTAGGGGATCGTAAATTTAATATACACAGTGAAAATAAAAGGAAGACCATAAAAGGGAAAAAACGGACTTATCACTACATCAAAAAAAAGATAAGATCGACTGCTTATATGATTCAACGGCGAATTTCCCTTGCTACAATCCATAAACGTCCTTTTGATATGCGGATCATTGTACAGCGCAGAAGATATTCTGATTCGTGGAAAGTTACTGCCAGAGCAGCTAAAGTAGCTGGCAAAGGTTATTTCGTCACCAATAATACTAGGAGTAAAGGAAAGATGCTGCACGTTCAAAGGGCACTTCAAAAATCATCACTTAAAAATCATTCGAATCAACTTCTCCTCTCTAATGTTAAACAGGTGGCTTTAATGTCCGCAAAAAGGCTAAGAGTAGCATTTCCATCGCATCGTACCTATGGAATGGATATAGGATTGGATAAGAAGGGGAAGGTATGGATTATTGAAACAAATCATTATCCAGCTATTTCTCACTTCCGCAAGCTGGGTGATAAAGCTATGGTGTATCGAATTTTGGCATATCAAAAGGGTAGATAA
- a CDS encoding 2-aminoethylphosphonate aminotransferase — MQIVKRNILLNPGPATTTDSVKYAQVVPDICPRETEFGDLLEYVSTELTQLVADTKDYTTVLFGGSGTAAVEAIISSVVRDDTVLVINNGAYGKRICEIAKAYNLPLLEFTSPHDDGIDLVALENTIKKSCQKISHLAVVHNETSTGLLNNLEAIGAICEKYHIDMIVDAMSSYAAVPIQMDKMNISFLAASSNKNLQGFAGVAFVVANRKKLERIRDNKPKNYYLHLYEQYQFFCESRQMRFTPPVQTFYALKQAIDELKEEGVERRYQRYVKSWETLIKGMDRLHLNYIIPKEHHSKIITSIVEPDCSGYNFNEMHDYLYDQGFTIYPGKFADSKTFRVANIGDITYKDIEDFLSILESYLQAIGYPFAKEDA, encoded by the coding sequence ATGCAGATCGTGAAGAGAAATATTTTATTGAATCCCGGTCCCGCCACAACAACGGATAGTGTGAAATACGCCCAAGTAGTTCCTGATATTTGTCCTCGTGAAACAGAATTTGGTGACCTATTGGAATATGTATCTACAGAGCTTACCCAGTTGGTTGCTGATACGAAGGATTACACGACGGTCTTGTTTGGCGGTTCCGGTACAGCAGCTGTAGAAGCTATTATTAGTTCTGTTGTGCGCGATGATACTGTACTTGTCATTAACAATGGTGCGTACGGAAAACGCATATGTGAAATTGCCAAAGCCTACAATCTGCCCCTCCTCGAATTCACTAGTCCTCACGATGATGGAATCGATTTAGTTGCACTAGAAAACACGATCAAAAAATCCTGCCAAAAAATCTCCCACCTAGCCGTAGTTCACAACGAAACGTCTACTGGTCTTTTAAACAATCTTGAAGCGATTGGAGCCATTTGCGAAAAATATCATATTGATATGATTGTGGATGCAATGAGCTCATATGCGGCCGTTCCCATTCAAATGGACAAAATGAATATCAGTTTTTTGGCTGCAAGCTCTAATAAAAATCTACAGGGTTTTGCAGGTGTCGCATTTGTCGTTGCCAATCGAAAGAAATTGGAACGTATCCGGGACAATAAGCCCAAAAATTATTACCTACACCTCTATGAACAATATCAGTTTTTTTGTGAGTCCCGTCAAATGCGTTTTACTCCTCCTGTCCAGACCTTCTATGCACTAAAGCAAGCGATCGACGAATTGAAAGAAGAGGGGGTAGAGAGAAGATACCAAAGATATGTGAAATCGTGGGAAACATTAATCAAAGGCATGGATAGGCTTCATTTGAATTATATTATTCCAAAGGAGCATCATTCCAAAATCATTACTTCCATCGTTGAGCCTGATTGTAGCGGATACAATTTCAATGAAATGCACGATTATTTGTACGATCAAGGCTTTACCATTTATCCTGGGAAATTTGCAGATTCAAAAACATTTAGGGTGGCAAATATTGGGGATATTACCTATAAGGATATTGAGGATTTTTTGAGTATCCTAGAAAGTTATTTACAAGCCATTGGTTATCCTTTTGCAAAGGAAGATGCCTAA
- the aepY gene encoding phosphonopyruvate decarboxylase: MLNTNLFVNELRKRGFQFYCGVPCSFLKDFINYVKNECTYVGATNEGEAIAISSGVALGGEKAVVFMQNSGLTNAVSPLVSLNHPFRLPVLGFVSLRGEEGIQDEPQHELMGKITTQLLDLMQVKWEFLSVDIEEAKEQINRANEYVEANQSFFFVVRKKTFEKVKLFNQEPSGKGNLYKKQKNKQDAVPKRSEALEVINALKDSQTIQLATTGKTGRELYEIEDANNNLYMVGSMGCISSLGLGLALTKKDKEIVVIDGDGSMLMRMGSLATNGYYAPDNMLHILLDNHAHDSTGGQSTVSHTIDFVEIASACGYLTSTYIHSLKELEASIREWKQTKGLTFLYLRIAKGSLEQLGRPKIKPYEVKERLQAFASSNVSRFGKGDI; the protein is encoded by the coding sequence GTGCTAAATACGAATCTGTTTGTTAATGAATTGAGAAAGCGGGGATTCCAATTTTACTGTGGAGTTCCTTGTTCGTTTCTAAAGGATTTTATCAACTATGTCAAAAATGAATGTACGTATGTGGGGGCTACCAATGAAGGCGAAGCTATAGCTATCTCATCTGGAGTAGCGTTAGGAGGAGAAAAGGCAGTTGTTTTTATGCAAAATTCCGGTCTGACCAATGCTGTTTCCCCATTAGTATCACTCAACCATCCTTTTCGTCTTCCAGTTCTTGGATTTGTCAGTTTGAGAGGAGAAGAAGGGATTCAAGATGAGCCACAGCATGAATTAATGGGCAAAATAACGACACAGCTCCTTGATTTAATGCAAGTAAAATGGGAATTTTTATCAGTCGATATAGAAGAAGCGAAGGAGCAGATTAACCGAGCTAATGAATATGTGGAAGCGAATCAGTCTTTTTTCTTTGTTGTCAGAAAGAAAACCTTTGAAAAGGTTAAGCTGTTCAATCAAGAGCCTTCTGGGAAAGGCAATCTATATAAAAAGCAAAAAAATAAACAGGATGCTGTTCCAAAACGTTCAGAAGCGTTGGAGGTTATTAACGCACTAAAAGATAGTCAAACAATTCAGCTTGCCACAACTGGAAAAACGGGACGGGAACTGTATGAAATTGAGGATGCTAACAATAATTTATACATGGTTGGCTCTATGGGATGCATTAGCTCTCTAGGACTCGGTCTAGCCCTAACCAAAAAGGATAAAGAGATTGTTGTCATTGACGGGGACGGTTCCATGCTGATGCGTATGGGGAGTCTGGCTACAAACGGGTACTATGCTCCAGACAATATGCTCCATATTCTACTCGACAATCATGCCCACGATTCTACGGGTGGACAAAGCACCGTATCACATACGATTGATTTTGTAGAAATTGCTTCCGCCTGCGGGTATCTGACATCCACCTACATTCACAGCTTGAAGGAATTGGAAGCCTCCATTCGAGAATGGAAACAAACGAAAGGACTTACTTTTCTCTATTTGAGAATTGCCAAAGGTTCCTTGGAGCAGCTTGGTCGCCCTAAAATAAAGCCTTATGAAGTAAAAGAGAGGCTGCAGGCGTTTGCAAGTAGCAATGTATCCCGTTTTGGAAAGGGGGATATCTGA